The Marinobacter subterrani genome has a segment encoding these proteins:
- the cysM gene encoding cysteine synthase CysM: MHFPTIEDYVGHTPLVRLQRLPGDTSNIILAKLEGNNPAGSVKDRPAISMIQEAERRGEIKPGDILIEATSGNTGIALAMAAAIKGYRMVLIMPANMSEERRASMRAFGAEIITVTKDEGMETARDLALKMEAEGKGKVLDQFSNQDNPLAHYRGTGPEIWEQTEGRVTHFVSSMGTTGTIMGVSRYLKERNPDIRIIGLQPKEGASIPGIRRWPEAYLPKIYDAARVDQVLDIGQEEAETTMRALAAEEGIFCGVSSGGSIAAALKLSQQVENAIIVAIICDRGDRYLSTGVFPGA, translated from the coding sequence ATGCATTTCCCCACCATTGAAGATTATGTCGGGCACACCCCTCTGGTTCGCCTGCAGCGCCTCCCCGGTGACACCAGCAATATCATCCTGGCCAAGCTGGAAGGCAACAATCCTGCCGGCTCGGTCAAGGATCGCCCCGCCATCAGCATGATTCAGGAAGCGGAACGCCGTGGTGAAATCAAACCGGGCGACATCCTGATTGAGGCCACCAGCGGTAATACCGGTATAGCGCTGGCCATGGCTGCAGCAATCAAGGGCTACCGCATGGTGCTGATCATGCCCGCGAACATGAGCGAGGAGCGCCGGGCGTCCATGCGGGCCTTTGGTGCAGAGATCATTACCGTGACAAAAGACGAGGGCATGGAAACCGCCCGGGATCTGGCCCTGAAGATGGAAGCAGAAGGCAAGGGCAAGGTGCTTGACCAGTTCAGCAACCAGGACAACCCCCTGGCGCACTACCGGGGGACCGGACCGGAAATCTGGGAACAGACCGAAGGGCGTGTGACCCACTTTGTCAGCTCCATGGGCACCACCGGAACCATCATGGGCGTTTCCCGCTATCTCAAGGAACGCAACCCGGATATCCGGATCATCGGTCTGCAGCCGAAGGAGGGTGCATCCATCCCCGGCATCCGGCGCTGGCCCGAGGCCTATCTGCCGAAAATCTACGATGCCGCCCGGGTGGACCAGGTGCTGGATATCGGCCAGGAAGAGGCCGAGACCACCATGCGGGCCCTGGCCGCCGAGGAAGGTATTTTTTGCGGTGTCTCCTCGGGCGGTTCCATCGCCGCCGCCCTGAAACTGTCGCAGCAGGTTGAAAATGCGATCATCGTAGCCATTATCTGTGACCGCGGCGACCGCTACCTGTCGACCGGGGTGTTTCCCGGCGCCTGA
- a CDS encoding ATP-binding protein, protein MRRWGIRKKVLVVTLVPTLLTTLMLGLFFTYSWVANIETLLKDRGESLSRQLAAGSEYGLFTANRSLLSSLSNALLEEQDVRSITFFSSDGSRLLHTGPGSSETVNIKELTAERATRISRADSTRFITPVFLQDLMIESMMDPDARQSMSGLQTPLGWVVVEMSHIRTEKETYKALLISLLLVLGGVILSMAIALRLSRAFTNPVFELNEAVARLKEGKLETRVYTGAGPEFEQLESGLNAMAEELSKAQAEMQQNIDQATEDLRETLETIEIQNIELDFARKEALEASRIKSEFLANMSHEIRTPLNGIIGFTELLLKSPLPRQQRDHLSTIRKSSEILLTIINDILDFSKIEAGKLILDRVPFQLRDIVEEVMVMLAPAAHAKNLDLVPLVYNDVPDNIMGDPLRVKQVITNLVNNAIKFTQTGEVVLRASLEEEEMDSNRVTLRLSVSDSGVGLSRAQQQSLFNAFSQADASTARQYGGTGLGLAISKRLVEEMGGKIGLESELGKGSTFWFTLTSELASSGEAIAPRDALQGERVIYLEQQKTTGLAVEHLLREWGMVVDRVASPGALQEQIEEAQKSQAGYAVAIVGITRHLLNSSQYCGLFRTLEVDRDCRTLLLTPTLETHDTPLSGLASGHLTKPVCREALYDELLLLVHGINSAGRTTVEFQSAMRRPATGKVPRVLAVDDNDANLKLVLTLLEDCQLDAEGASSGFEALSKARQKPFDLVFMDLQMPGMDGVETTARLREMDTDNHRTPIIALTAHALADEQERLSRQGFDGYMPKPISSGQLTEIIHEYTGYICQGTPGSGRFRVPEVRDTRRALRPSTRQMQQDCVSVDESIQLAAGKADLAEELFSMLLEQVHADLERISGFWRDQSLDELLECVHKLHGAARYCGVPELRAAANRFETALKCSAPDLEQQKDRLLSAMERLEIWTEQTDWQQLFRNQHPAAETS, encoded by the coding sequence ATGCGACGTTGGGGCATTCGCAAGAAAGTTTTGGTGGTAACCCTGGTTCCCACACTTCTGACTACCTTGATGCTGGGGCTGTTCTTCACCTATAGCTGGGTCGCCAATATTGAAACCCTGCTCAAGGATCGGGGCGAATCCCTGTCACGCCAACTGGCGGCGGGTTCGGAGTATGGCCTGTTCACCGCCAACCGGAGCCTCCTCAGCAGCCTCTCCAACGCCCTTCTTGAAGAACAGGACGTTCGCTCAATCACCTTTTTTTCCAGTGATGGTTCACGCCTGCTGCACACCGGGCCGGGCAGTTCCGAGACGGTGAATATCAAGGAACTGACCGCCGAGCGTGCAACACGAATCTCCCGGGCGGACAGTACCCGCTTCATTACCCCGGTTTTTCTTCAGGATCTGATGATTGAGAGCATGATGGACCCGGATGCCCGCCAGTCCATGTCCGGCTTGCAGACTCCTCTGGGCTGGGTTGTTGTTGAAATGTCCCACATCCGCACCGAGAAAGAGACCTACAAGGCGTTGCTGATCTCCCTGCTGCTGGTTCTCGGCGGCGTCATCCTCAGTATGGCAATTGCCCTGAGGCTCAGCCGCGCCTTCACCAACCCGGTGTTCGAACTGAACGAAGCCGTTGCCAGACTGAAAGAAGGCAAGCTGGAAACCCGGGTCTACACCGGGGCCGGCCCCGAATTCGAGCAGCTCGAATCCGGCCTGAACGCCATGGCCGAGGAGTTGAGCAAGGCCCAGGCCGAGATGCAGCAGAACATTGACCAGGCCACGGAGGATCTTCGTGAAACCCTGGAAACCATCGAAATCCAGAACATCGAACTGGACTTTGCCCGGAAGGAAGCCCTGGAGGCCAGCCGGATCAAGTCGGAATTCCTGGCTAATATGTCCCACGAAATCCGCACCCCGCTCAACGGTATCATCGGTTTCACCGAACTGCTGCTAAAAAGCCCGCTGCCAAGACAGCAAAGGGATCACCTGAGCACCATCCGGAAATCCTCGGAAATCCTGCTCACCATCATCAATGACATCCTGGACTTCTCCAAGATCGAAGCCGGCAAACTGATCCTGGACCGGGTGCCGTTCCAGTTACGGGACATTGTCGAGGAGGTCATGGTGATGCTGGCACCGGCCGCCCATGCCAAGAACCTGGATCTGGTACCGCTGGTGTATAACGACGTGCCGGACAACATCATGGGCGACCCGCTGAGGGTAAAACAGGTCATCACCAACCTGGTAAACAACGCCATCAAGTTCACCCAGACCGGGGAAGTGGTGTTGCGCGCGAGCCTGGAAGAGGAAGAAATGGACAGCAACCGGGTGACCCTGCGCCTGAGCGTTTCAGATTCCGGCGTCGGGCTCTCCCGGGCCCAGCAGCAATCCCTGTTCAATGCCTTCAGCCAGGCCGATGCCTCCACCGCCCGCCAGTACGGTGGCACCGGCCTGGGCCTGGCCATATCCAAGCGACTGGTTGAGGAGATGGGTGGCAAGATCGGTCTTGAAAGCGAACTGGGCAAGGGTTCGACCTTCTGGTTCACGCTGACCTCGGAACTTGCCAGCAGCGGAGAAGCGATTGCTCCCAGAGATGCCCTGCAGGGCGAGCGGGTTATCTATCTGGAACAACAGAAGACCACCGGCCTGGCCGTGGAACATCTGCTTAGGGAATGGGGCATGGTGGTGGACCGCGTTGCCTCGCCCGGTGCTCTGCAGGAGCAGATAGAGGAAGCCCAGAAGAGCCAGGCCGGCTATGCCGTCGCCATTGTCGGTATCACCCGACACCTGCTGAATTCCAGCCAGTACTGCGGGCTTTTCAGAACCCTGGAGGTTGATCGGGACTGCCGGACCCTCTTGCTGACCCCGACCCTTGAAACCCACGACACACCTCTCTCCGGGCTCGCCAGTGGCCACCTGACCAAACCAGTGTGCCGGGAGGCACTCTACGACGAGCTTCTGCTGCTTGTTCACGGCATCAACTCGGCCGGCCGCACCACCGTCGAATTCCAGAGCGCCATGCGCCGGCCGGCGACAGGCAAGGTTCCGCGGGTACTCGCCGTGGACGACAACGACGCCAACCTCAAGCTGGTACTGACCCTTCTTGAAGACTGCCAGCTGGATGCCGAGGGCGCATCCAGCGGCTTTGAAGCACTCAGCAAGGCCCGACAGAAACCCTTCGACCTGGTTTTCATGGATCTCCAGATGCCGGGAATGGACGGCGTGGAAACGACCGCCAGACTCAGGGAGATGGACACCGACAACCACCGGACCCCGATCATTGCCCTGACAGCGCATGCCCTGGCCGATGAACAGGAAAGGCTGTCCCGGCAGGGTTTTGATGGTTACATGCCGAAACCCATCAGCAGCGGCCAGCTCACCGAAATCATTCACGAGTACACCGGCTATATTTGCCAGGGAACGCCCGGCAGCGGGCGATTTCGGGTACCGGAAGTGCGCGATACCCGCCGGGCCCTGCGCCCGTCAACCCGCCAGATGCAGCAGGACTGCGTGAGTGTTGACGAGAGCATTCAACTGGCGGCCGGCAAGGCGGATCTGGCCGAGGAGCTGTTCAGCATGCTGCTGGAACAGGTTCATGCCGACCTGGAGCGGATTTCAGGATTCTGGAGGGACCAGAGCCTCGATGAACTGCTGGAGTGCGTTCATAAGCTTCATGGCGCTGCCCGCTATTGTGGTGTGCCGGAACTGAGGGCGGCGGCCAACCGGTTCGAAACCGCCCTCAAATGCTCGGCACCGGATCTGGAGCAACAGAAGGACCGGCTGCTTTCGGCCATGGAGCGCCTGGAGATCTGGACCGAACAGACCGACTGGCAGCAACTGTTCCGCAACCAGCACCCGGCTGCGGAAACCTCCTGA
- the relA gene encoding GTP diphosphokinase: MVKVREDYAMTGDGQVDIEGWVHQIASETHLEDVDQFRRACEKAAEIDLQAFREDRLWAPGSSSFRIGIEMAQVLAELHLDQASLVAAILYRAVREERVSLEEIRKEFGDEVAGLINGVQQMAAISSIHHPLKGNVLGQSEGQLDNVRKMLVTMIDDVRVALIKLAERTCAIRAVKNGAQEKRMRVAREVFDIYAPLAHRLGIGHIKWELEDLSFRYLHATAYKKIAKLLDEKRLDRDGYIKRVLDTLQTELKAFGIEGELSGRAKHIYSIWRKMRRKGIDFSQVYDVRAVRILVPEVRDCYAALGIVHTLWRHIPNEFDDYIANPKENGYQSLHTAVIGPEGKVMEVQIRTHKMHEEAELGVCAHWLYKGTDKGNKSTGYDAKINWLRQVLEWQEDLGDLSGLADHLKSDVTSDRVYVFTPEGHVVDLPQGATPVDFAYRVHTEIGHACRGARVNSRIVPLTYPLKTGDQVFVLTSNNPSPSRDWLNPSLGYIQTSRARAKVTHWFKQQDRGRNIIDGRAILEDEFRRLSLYDVDLGELAVKVNYHGAEDMFAAVGAGDLRPTHVANVAQQMLEPKSEQLDLKLSAQRRKPYDTESDIQIVGVGKLKTQVAKCCKPLPGDAIGGYITVGRGVTVHRQDCLTFLNLREFEPNRIIEVSWGGQPAAVYPVDIEIEAYDRSGLLRDITQVLSSSRSDVLALNTLSNKDENTATMLLTVEISSLEQLARLLAQIRNLPNIIDVRRKRG; encoded by the coding sequence ATGGTAAAAGTTCGCGAAGACTACGCAATGACTGGCGACGGCCAGGTGGACATTGAGGGCTGGGTTCACCAGATTGCCTCGGAAACACATCTGGAAGACGTCGATCAGTTCCGGCGAGCCTGCGAAAAGGCGGCAGAGATTGATCTGCAGGCATTTCGGGAAGACCGGCTTTGGGCGCCGGGCTCCAGCAGTTTCCGCATCGGTATCGAGATGGCCCAGGTGCTTGCCGAGCTGCATCTGGACCAGGCCAGCCTGGTGGCCGCCATACTCTATCGCGCGGTTCGTGAGGAGCGGGTGTCGCTCGAGGAAATCCGTAAGGAGTTCGGTGACGAAGTTGCCGGCCTGATCAACGGCGTACAGCAAATGGCCGCGATTTCCTCCATTCACCATCCGCTCAAGGGCAATGTGCTGGGGCAGAGCGAGGGCCAGCTCGACAACGTCCGCAAGATGCTCGTGACCATGATCGACGATGTACGCGTCGCCCTGATCAAGCTGGCTGAGCGAACCTGTGCCATCCGGGCGGTCAAGAATGGCGCCCAGGAAAAGCGCATGCGCGTTGCCCGGGAAGTGTTCGATATCTATGCGCCCCTTGCCCATCGACTTGGCATCGGTCATATCAAGTGGGAACTGGAGGACCTGTCTTTCCGTTACCTGCATGCAACCGCCTACAAAAAGATTGCCAAGCTGCTTGATGAAAAGCGCCTGGACCGTGACGGCTATATCAAGCGGGTACTGGATACCCTGCAGACAGAACTGAAGGCCTTCGGCATCGAAGGCGAGCTTTCCGGCCGCGCCAAACACATCTACAGCATCTGGCGGAAAATGCGGCGCAAGGGCATCGACTTCTCCCAGGTGTACGACGTCCGTGCCGTTCGAATCCTGGTGCCGGAAGTGCGCGATTGCTATGCCGCGCTCGGGATTGTCCATACCCTGTGGCGGCATATTCCCAACGAGTTCGATGACTACATTGCCAACCCCAAGGAAAACGGCTACCAGTCCCTGCATACGGCGGTGATCGGGCCGGAAGGCAAGGTCATGGAAGTCCAGATCCGCACCCACAAGATGCACGAGGAAGCGGAGCTGGGCGTGTGCGCGCACTGGCTTTACAAGGGCACGGACAAAGGCAACAAGTCCACCGGCTATGATGCCAAGATCAACTGGCTGCGCCAGGTGCTTGAATGGCAGGAAGATCTGGGTGACCTGTCCGGGCTGGCGGACCATCTCAAGTCCGATGTGACATCGGACCGGGTGTATGTGTTCACGCCCGAAGGCCATGTGGTGGATCTGCCCCAGGGCGCGACCCCGGTGGATTTCGCCTACCGGGTGCATACCGAAATCGGCCACGCCTGCCGTGGGGCGCGGGTGAACAGCCGTATCGTGCCGCTTACCTATCCGCTGAAAACCGGCGATCAGGTGTTCGTCCTGACTTCCAACAATCCGTCCCCCAGCCGGGACTGGCTGAATCCCAGCCTCGGCTACATCCAGACCTCCCGGGCCCGGGCCAAGGTGACGCACTGGTTCAAGCAGCAGGATCGCGGCCGTAATATCATCGATGGCCGGGCCATCCTGGAGGATGAATTCCGGCGTCTGTCGCTCTACGACGTGGACCTTGGCGAGCTGGCTGTGAAGGTAAACTATCACGGCGCGGAGGACATGTTTGCCGCCGTGGGTGCCGGCGATCTGCGCCCGACCCATGTGGCCAACGTCGCCCAGCAGATGCTGGAGCCGAAATCCGAGCAACTGGATCTCAAGCTGAGCGCCCAGCGGCGCAAGCCCTACGACACGGAATCCGATATCCAGATTGTCGGTGTCGGCAAGCTCAAGACCCAGGTGGCGAAGTGCTGCAAACCCCTGCCGGGGGATGCCATTGGCGGCTACATCACCGTCGGGCGAGGGGTTACCGTGCACCGGCAGGATTGCCTGACGTTCCTGAACCTGCGGGAGTTTGAGCCGAACCGTATCATCGAGGTGAGCTGGGGTGGCCAGCCGGCGGCGGTCTACCCGGTGGACATCGAGATTGAGGCCTATGACCGCTCAGGTCTGCTGCGGGACATTACCCAGGTACTGTCGTCGTCCCGGAGTGATGTGCTGGCGCTGAATACCCTGAGCAACAAGGACGAAAATACCGCCACCATGCTGCTGACCGTGGAGATTTCCAGCCTGGAACAGCTGGCCCGCCTGCTGGCGCAGATCCGTAATCTGCCCAATATCATTGACGTAAGGCGTAAGCGTGGATGA
- the rlmD gene encoding 23S rRNA (uracil(1939)-C(5))-methyltransferase RlmD produces the protein MSRRRRKVLPKEPVRCDIQTLSHDGRGIARQDGKIQFVDGALPGETVMAKVVSSRSKFDELRAEQVLEAAPERQAPPCEFADLCGGCSLQHMSGDAQIRFKEDTLREHFAHFGGIEPEQWIEPLRSESSLGYRRKARLGVRYVKARESVLVGFREKRNSFLTDIDRCVVLDPRIGERIMTLRTMLEDLEAYSRIAQVEVACGDDVAVMVFRNMDELSAGDREKLIAFGQAHDLHIYLQPKGPDTVHRIWPESAGRQDERLSYRLDEFDLTLQFHPMDFTQVNAGINRAMVHRAVEWLDIQPGERVLDLFCGLGNFTLPLARRGGQVVGVEGDETMVVRGRENAELNGLDNVAFHGADLHGDFTGQSWAKEGFDKVLIDPPRSGAEEICKYLTAFGARKIVYVSCNPATLARDAGVMARNGYRLVRAGVMDMFPHTTHVESIALFERDSG, from the coding sequence ATGAGCAGACGACGCAGGAAGGTTCTTCCCAAAGAACCCGTGCGCTGTGACATTCAGACCCTGAGCCATGACGGCCGGGGCATCGCCCGCCAGGACGGCAAAATTCAGTTTGTGGACGGCGCCCTGCCCGGGGAAACGGTGATGGCCAAGGTGGTGTCCAGCCGCAGCAAATTTGATGAGCTGCGAGCCGAGCAGGTGCTGGAAGCCGCGCCGGAACGCCAGGCGCCGCCCTGCGAGTTCGCCGATCTGTGCGGCGGCTGCAGCCTCCAGCACATGAGTGGCGACGCCCAGATCCGGTTCAAGGAAGACACCCTGCGTGAACATTTTGCCCATTTCGGGGGCATCGAGCCGGAACAGTGGATTGAACCCCTGCGCTCGGAAAGCAGCCTGGGCTATCGCCGGAAGGCGCGCCTGGGGGTTCGTTATGTGAAGGCTCGGGAATCTGTTCTGGTCGGGTTCCGGGAGAAACGCAACAGTTTCCTGACGGATATTGATCGTTGCGTGGTGCTGGATCCGCGGATCGGGGAGCGGATCATGACCCTGCGCACCATGCTTGAGGATCTGGAGGCCTACAGCCGGATTGCCCAGGTCGAGGTGGCCTGTGGTGATGATGTGGCGGTGATGGTGTTCCGCAACATGGATGAGCTCTCGGCGGGTGACCGGGAGAAACTCATTGCCTTTGGTCAGGCCCACGATTTGCATATCTACCTGCAGCCCAAGGGGCCGGATACCGTGCACCGGATCTGGCCGGAATCGGCCGGCCGGCAGGATGAGCGTCTGAGCTACCGGCTGGATGAATTCGACCTGACCCTGCAGTTTCATCCCATGGACTTTACCCAGGTCAATGCAGGCATTAACCGCGCGATGGTACACAGGGCGGTGGAATGGCTGGATATCCAGCCGGGTGAGCGTGTCCTGGATCTGTTCTGCGGTCTGGGCAACTTCACTCTGCCGTTGGCCCGAAGGGGCGGGCAGGTTGTCGGCGTGGAAGGGGACGAGACCATGGTCGTACGGGGCCGTGAGAACGCGGAACTAAATGGTCTGGACAATGTCGCTTTTCACGGTGCTGATCTGCACGGGGATTTCACCGGCCAGAGCTGGGCAAAGGAAGGGTTCGACAAGGTCCTGATAGACCCGCCCCGCTCCGGTGCCGAGGAGATCTGCAAGTACCTGACCGCCTTCGGTGCCCGGAAAATCGTCTATGTCTCCTGCAACCCCGCGACCCTGGCGCGGGACGCCGGAGTTATGGCGCGCAACGGCTATCGTCTGGTGCGTGCGGGTGTGATGGACATGTTCCCCCACACCACGCACGTGGAATCGATTGCGCTGTTTGAGCGGGATTCCGGCTGA
- the pdxJ gene encoding pyridoxine 5'-phosphate synthase — translation MNPRVLLGVNIDHVATLRQARGTRYPDPVQAALMAEEAGADGITIHPREDRRHIQDRDVLLLKEVLQTKMNLEMAVTDAMLAFAEQVRPECVCLVPEKREELTTEGGLDVDGQESRVAKACERLARIGAEVSLFIDPDPVQIDAAVRCGAPVVELHTGEYAEAGTAEAVEAAFKTIADAVAYARRKGLIVNAGHGLHYHNTERVAAIQGINELNIGHAIIARAVFTGLKEAVCDMKAILDQARGRA, via the coding sequence ATGAATCCTAGAGTTTTGCTTGGCGTCAATATCGATCACGTTGCCACCCTCCGGCAGGCGCGGGGAACCCGGTACCCAGACCCGGTGCAGGCGGCGCTGATGGCCGAGGAAGCCGGGGCCGATGGCATTACCATTCATCCGAGGGAAGACCGGCGCCATATCCAGGATCGGGACGTGCTGCTCCTGAAAGAAGTCCTCCAGACCAAAATGAACCTCGAAATGGCGGTAACCGATGCGATGCTGGCGTTTGCCGAGCAAGTGCGTCCGGAGTGTGTTTGTCTGGTGCCGGAAAAGCGGGAAGAATTGACCACCGAGGGCGGGCTGGATGTTGACGGCCAGGAGTCCAGGGTGGCAAAGGCCTGTGAACGCCTCGCCCGGATCGGTGCCGAGGTGTCACTCTTTATTGATCCGGATCCGGTGCAGATCGATGCCGCGGTTCGTTGCGGCGCCCCGGTGGTGGAACTCCATACCGGCGAATACGCGGAGGCCGGCACCGCCGAGGCCGTGGAAGCCGCGTTCAAAACCATCGCTGATGCCGTCGCCTATGCCCGCAGGAAGGGGCTGATTGTCAACGCCGGCCACGGTCTGCATTACCACAATACCGAGCGGGTGGCCGCAATTCAGGGCATCAACGAACTGAATATCGGCCATGCCATTATCGCCCGCGCGGTCTTTACCGGCCTGAAAGAGGCCGTTTGCGATATGAAAGCTATTCTCGATCAGGCCCGGGGCCGGGCCTGA